Genomic DNA from Melospiza georgiana isolate bMelGeo1 chromosome 3, bMelGeo1.pri, whole genome shotgun sequence:
ggcaaaataacaaagctcttACAGAGAAAAATCGAGCCAGGGGCAAGAGGTTCTTACTCCTACTAAAACACCCCACAAAAGCGAttatttcctttgttctcttctttctctAGTGAATTTCCTAAGTGAGACTTTTTATCCTGTGTCTAATTAGATAACCTTAGGTTTGAGGTGAAGTCTTGAAGGTCCTGTGAGGTGTGTGTTTACCAAAGTggggagagaaacttctgggctcTTTGCCTTTTTAGACAGACACAGAATGATTTAATCACTCCCTCAAGAGAGAGCCCATTCCCACATTTGGGTGCCCTCGCAGCTCCGGTTTGGTCTTTGGGGACCCTTTGgccaagaggaagaagaaggagaaaggacagGACATgtccagattcctccatcttgccccctgaacccccattctaaaaccccaaaatctattttttcaccctgtgataaattcactatcattctattTAACCTGTCGTGCCTTGTAACCCTCCCTATaaaggttggtgattgttttccCAAGGGCTCAATCAAAGGCTCAGGGGGGTCTGGGGCTCCGTGCCagggtccctgagccccctgggcagggtctggagccctgcagagggattccctgggttcccacagcctggcagggtgGAAAGGCTCTTTAGTGCAGTttggggcactgccagccccaatTTACCCCCAATGCCCCTGAAAAGGCTCTTTGGTGCAGTttggggcactgccagccccaatTTACCCCCAAAAAGGCTCTCTGGTGCAGTTtggggcactgccaggtgcAGTTTGGGGCATTGCCAGCCCCAATTTACCCCCCAAAAGGCTCTTTGGTGCAGTttggggcactgccagccacaATTTACCCCTGGGAAAGCTCTTTGGTGCAGTTTGGGGCATTGCCAGCCCCAGTTTAGCCCCCAAAAGGCTCTTTGGTGCAGTttggggcactgccagccccaatTTACCCCCGGAAAGGCTCTTTGGTGCAGTttggggcactgccagccccaatTTACCCCCAATTTACCCCTGGAAAGGCTCTTTGGTACAGTTTGGGGCATTGCCAGCCACAATTTACCCCCAAAAAGGCTCTTTGGTGCAGTTTGGGGCGCTGCCAGCCCAAATTTACCCCCAATTTACCCCTAGAAAGGCTCTTTGGTGCAGTttggggcactgccagccccaatTTACCCCCAGTCCCCCCAGGGATGGACGGGGCAGGGCACGGGAGCTCAGAGCCAGAGCAGCGGTGGCCCTGAGGGCACGGTGGGTTTGGCCGTGCAAACAAAcctgtggctgctggcagctAAAACAGCATCGGGGATAAAGGAAACGCTGGGGAGGATTGCGCTGATTGATGgatggaaaaagagatttgcttttataAATAAACTCTGGGTTTGCTGGTGAGAAAAACGCCAATCAGttgttttaacattttaaaagtttaatagtaaaaaaaatgGCTATAGAAAGAgcaatacaattagagtaataataatttggacaatttgaattaggaaaATATGACACAATAAAAACAATGAGTTACGGacagtccgggtaccttttctgggcaaaacaAGCCCGAAAAAGgccccacgttaacagaggattagcccttaaaaacaataacctgttgcatattcatacatctcatacatgatgcataaattccattcaaacacaggattctgtctgggcagtgtcagctccttcctcttaatcctaactgcatctccagggctgagcaaggcaggaagaagttcgtttctcctgataatggagcaatacATTCTTTcactctgaaagattcaggtgtcctgtggctgctatctcgctgcgagtcctttctttaaaaaaagtatcttacatagcacagtttctattttaaccttATGTTATGACCTAAAGCTAGATTTAACACACTActcaagaaaattaatacagcataactttctaacataacacatataacattcatttgtatatttgcgaaaagccaacCATAAACTCCGCATTTTCCGCACCCCGAACGCCGCTCGCCCGGCCGATGGTGCCCGAGGGAGCGGAGAGCCCCGGGAGGAGcgggcggagcggagcgggggcACCGGGAGGGGCGCGGCAGCACCGGGCAGTGCCGGGGAGAGGGAGCTCCGGCAGCGGGAGAggcggccccgagccccggcagcggcggcagcggagCAGGAACGgcccggggcagcggcgggAGCGGAGCCCGGCCCAaaccggcccggcccggggcagcggcgggAGCGGAGCCCGGCCCAaaccggcccggcccggggcagcggcgggAGCGGAGCCCGGCCCGAACCGGCCCGGTCTGAGGCAGCGGCGGGAGCGGAGCCCGACCCAAaccggcccggcccgggacAGCGGCGGGAGCGGAGCCCGGCCCAAACCGGCCCGGTCTGAGGCAGCGGCTCCGCGGCTCTCGGGGctcccggcggggccgggccgcagGGGGCGGGGCTTGAGGGGAGTTGTGGGCGTGTCCATGCAGATTTGTCCCCGCCGCGCGGCATGCCGGGCCCGATCCCGCGCCAAGCCCGCGCTGTCCCGGCGCGTCCGCGGGCTTggcgcgggccgggccgtgccgggccgtgcgggccgggccgcagcgcggcagggccgggcggggtcggggccgggccgggccgggcgtgTGCTGGGCGGGCGTGCGTTGTGCGGGGGCGGCGGGCGTTGGGGCGGGTCGGGCATACTTACCTGGCAGGGGAGACACCATGATCAGGCAGGTGGTTTTCCCAGGGCGAGGCTCATCCCTTGCACTCCGGGTGTGCTGACCCCTGCGATTTCCCCAAATGCGGGAAACTCGACTGCATAATTTGTGGTAGTGGGGGACTGCGTTCGCGCTCTCCCCTGGTGTTCCTGGTTAATGATAGactgaattaattaattacgGGTGTCTATTGCGGCCGCTGTGTTCCTTGCCCTGCCGGCTCTCGGAGCCCGCCCGGCTCCCGGTCATCCCCCGTTCCCCGCGGCCGCAGCGGTGACCGTGGGCGGGCACCTCCCGGTGCAGACGCTCCTCCGGCTCCCCCCCGTTCTGGCCCGAGCCCCGAGCGCGCAGCCAGCGTGGGGAGCGTGCTGAGGAACACACGTTCCCTCTCCtatgaaaattttaaaggtttcaTAAAGGACAATGGGAGACGAGGACCATGGAGCAAAGGTTAATGCTGCCAGGGGCATTGTTGCACTCAGCCAAGAGCACCCTGTTATCTTCGGGGATACCCCTGAAATATCTTTTAATGacatcagcctgttgcatattcatggCCCTTATGCATATCCATAAACGAGTAAACGAGTTTCCATTTTCCAGGAACTATTTTACATGCCCCTCCTTTGATCTGCCTTTCTAGAGCGTGTGTGTTTCTTGGCTGTGCTTTTGGCTCCTTCTTATCTCCTTCCGTTTGGGCTTCGGTCCACGATGTCCTCAGACGGTGAGTGCTGATGGTTGGCAGATCTGTATCAGGTGTGCTCATCCTGTGTTCATCAGATGttatcccatcccagcaggcGTTTTAACACAACCACACTGATGTCAGCTATTGCACTACTATGTCTAAGCTTAATTATTAACAGAAGTAAAAACTATATCACAAAGTTACTCTAACACTGCCCACACAAacccattttaatatttgcggAAAGCCAACATTATAATCTGTATCTACAGCAGTGGGAATTTGCATGGTCCCCCTCCCATGGATTCCACCCCACACCCGTTTTCCTGGGAAGGAAGCAGACGGACACACGGCGAGGACCTGCAGCTTTAATGGTGCCCagagcctccagccctgccctgctcaggggctCTTGGCCTTCCTCCGCTGCgtgccccacagcagcagcgACAGCGACACGGTGGCCGTGCCCAGGATTCCTCCGAAGAGAAGCGTCGGGAACGTgtcctgccaggacaggagtgagcaccagggctgccctgctgctgcaggcagggcccaggggcagggcagtgccacagtGCTCACctcacacagccagggcagtgccacagcGCCCATCTCACACagccaggggcaggggcagtgccctcacacagccagggcagtgccacagcacccatctcacacagccagggcagtgccacagtGCTCACctcacacagccagggcagtgccacagcGCCCATctcacacagccagggcagtgccacagcGCCCATCTCACACagccaggggcaggggcagtgccacAGTACTCACctcacacagccagggcagtgccacagtGCTCACCTCACACagccaggggcaggggcagtgcccTCACACAGCcaggggcagtgccacagcacccatctcacacagccagggcagtgccacagcactCACCTCACACagccaggggcaggggcagtgccacagcacccatctcacacagccaggggcaggggcagtgccacagcGCCCATctcacacagccagggcagtgccacagcGCTCACCTCTCGCAGGCACCTGTAGCCATGGAAGGGACCCTCACAGAGGCACTGGACGAGGCCGGGCCCGTCGGGGGCACACACGGAGTTTTCAGGacatggccaggctggcagagcagagcagagcagggggtcAGGGCCAATGCCAGGCTCCAGTGCCAGCCCCGCacacccagtgccagctccacACTGTACCAAGCTGCTCGGAGCTGTTGCAGGTGTTCCtctgtccctggcacagccggCTGCTCCTGTCCACTGTCACGTCCTGCCAGGCGTCACTCCCACCCGGGCACTCCAGCGCCGGCGGCACCgcgctgtgggcacagctcagtgtgggcacagctcagtgtgggcacagctcagtgtgggcacagcccagcccgggcacagcccagcccgggcacagcccagcacaggcacagcccagcccgggCACCGTGGTGactcccagccccactccccCAGCACTCACAGGCTCTGCAGTTGGGTGAAGCCCCGGAAGGAAGCACTGGGGACGGCTGTCAGCGGGTTCTCACTCAGGTCCCTGCAAGCACACGgagccccagtgccaccctgtaCCACAGTGCCCCTGGCACCGCGCTGAACTCAGGCGGTGCCCATGCCCCCAGCGCCCCCTGCCCGCCCCAGGCCCTGggagtgcagccctgcagccccacagggctcaaaggtctctgcagagctgccgAGGGAGCGCTTGGTCATTAACCAAATCACTGATAAGCTGAGGTGTCACGGTGCTTGGTCATTAACAAAAACATTGAGGAGCTGAGGTGTCACGGTGCTTGGTCATTAACAAATACCCTGCCAAGCCGAGGTGTCACGGTGCCCTGAGGGCCAGCACGGCTCGCTGGGCTCATCTGGACACTGAGCCCTGGACGTGGCAGCTCCCTGACTGCTGTCTCCCCAGCCCGGGGATGAGGACACCGTGGCACTGCGGCAAAAGCCAAGGTGTGACCATGTGGCTCATCCAACGTGCCAGCATGGGCCCAGGGAATGTCCCACCACCAAACCTGCCCCAACTCCTGGGCTGGGCCCACGGGGATGTCCCACCACCAAACCTGCCCCAACCCCTGCGCTGGGCTGGGCCCACAGCAATGTCCCACCAAACCTGCCCCAACTCCTGGGCTGGGCCCACAGCAATGTCCCACCAAACCTGCCCCAactcctgtgctgggcccaCAGCAATGTCCCACCAAACCTGTcccaggccctgtgctgggcccagggAATGTCCCACCAAACCTGCCCCAACCAGGGAACTCACAGGACGAAGGCAGCCGTGGCCTCGGCCAGTCCCGGGGGAAcgctctgcagggagcagttGCTCAGGTCCAGCCTGGGAAGGGGCAGTGCttggggacacagcagcagtgcctgtccCCCACACCTCCCCTGAGGCCCCTGTGacccccagctccatcccagccccggCCTGTACCCGATCCCCCCGCACCACCACGCAGGATGCCCCACCCGGCATTGCCCAGCCCCGCCGCTCCCCTGGCACCGAGCGAGCCCCAGACCCAGCCCGGCACCCTCCATCCCCCTCCATGCAGCCCCCGACCCCCCAGCACCCGAtccccccagcctgggcatccccGCCCTCCCCGGGCCCCCgtaccccagcagcagccccggggccgggccccgctcccggcagcagcgcccgTCGCTCTCGGCGTCCCGCTGGGACTCACAGAACCGGGACACGATGGAGCCGTTCCGCGGCGGCCCCGGGCAGAGCCCGCACACCTGGGGAGGCCGAGGGGGAATGGGGAACATCCCCCGGGTCTATGGGGCACGGGCACCATCCCCGGGTCTATGGGGCACGGGCACCATCCCCAGGGTCCAGGGGGCACGGGCAGCATCCCCAGGGTCCAGGGGGCACGGGCACCATCCCCAGGGTCCAGGGGGCACGGGCACCATCCCCAGGGTCCCGAGCATCCCGCCCCCGGGCGTGGCCCAACCCCCGGTACCGGCGCTCCCCGGAGAAGGAGAACCTCCCTGGCCTTAGGGCGACCCACGGCTTCCCCAAACCGGGCACCTCCAAGCCGGGCACCTCCAAGCCGGGCACCCCCGGCCTCAGGACAGCCCCGACCGGGGACTCCCTgacccctgggcacccctgatCCGTGACAGCCTGCGCCCACCGGAGCCCCCGTTTGCGGCCCTCCCCGGTTtccgcggccccgctcccggtgcTCACCGCGGCCCCGCGGGCGGCCCGGGGCAGCAGtagcagcggcagcagcagcggcaaCAGCGCGAACCCGCGCACGGCCCCGCTCATCCCCGCGCACCGGGCACCCCGAGCGGCTCCGTGCCCGTTCCCCCCGCGCCGGCACGGCCCGGGCGCCCTCTGGAACCGAGCCAGGCCCCGGCGGGCGCCGGCAGCGCGGGCACCGGGGCGCGGTGACCGCCCGAGGGCGGGGATGGGGCcggggacggggatggggaccGGGACCGGAGCGGAGCCCCGCGGGCCCCCGGTGATGCCGTCAGCAGCGGCGGaagcggcggcgggagcggccccgccTGCCCCGGCGTCATCCCGGCGCGCCCCGGCTGCGGCGGCACATGTGGAGAGTGCTGCCGCCGCCGGTGAGTGTcgcgccggggccgcgggaCAAGGTCaccgccgcctcccgccgccggCACCGGGCGCTCTGCGGGCGGCGGGGACCGGGGCtcccgggatgggcacggggAGGAGAACCCCgggatggggacaccggggaTGGGAGCGCTGGAGGCGAGGAGCAGAGCCCCCGGCTGCGGCCACCGGGCACACCGGAGAGGGGGAGCGGAGCCCCGGgatggggacagcggggacagggaGCGGAGCCCCGTGTTAGGGACACCGCGGACACCGCGGACACCGGGAAAGGCGAGGAGAGCCCCGGGATGAGGGCACCGGGGACAGCGCCGGTGGCACGGGGTGACAGGGAGGCTGTGATGGAGCGTGAGGAGCGGGGCACCGGGGCAGGCGGGCTGGGCACGGCCGGGACCGGGCAGCGGGCTCACCACGCGGGGACACCCTGGGGCCGGGAGAGCCCGGGCTGGCGCTGCTGCGTTTGTGGGGCACACTCTGGGcgaggggcagcagggctgggggtcacCACACCAGGGACGGGGTGTGGGGACaccggggctgcgggcggcaCCGAGGGGGCaccgagccctgggctgggctgtgccgcgcccgccggggccgcccgtGACCTCCCGCCCGTGTTTAGTCTGCACGGGGAGTGCGGGAGCGACCTTGGACCCTGGCCATGAGCTGCCGCACGTGGCGCCCGTCCTGCTCGGGGACAGGCCGGGGCGGGTGGCGGCACAGGCGCTGCCCTCTCACCCCATTCCCCACCCTGGCACCGCTGGCGCTCCGAGCCCCGTGCCAGCCCCGTGCCAGCGCCGCTGCCCCCGGCCCTGTGGGGCGGGCAGGCCcgggcaggctgtgccagggctgccaggagggGCTCAGCCTAATCCCACCAAGCGTTGCCCAGGCAAGCATTCCTGCAGGGATCACCGTGGCACACGGTGGGCACCGTGCCACTCCCTGGCTGCCACCCCCGCTCCACACttgtcctccctgtgcccccaaggctgccctgctgggacagagggTCCCCTCAGCCTGCTCCCCCTCCCAGGCCGGGACAGGGGCtatcctggcacagccctgtggcatctgctgctcccaggtgCCCTCTGGATGCCCTCTGGGTGCGGGGgcgggcagggacagcagtgcccggctgtgccctcctgttcCTCAGGAGCCAGGCCGGGGTCAGAGCGCAGGGGGGTCAGGGTCAGAGGGCTCAGGGTGGATGCACAGGTgtctgccccacctggctgctgccctgcgGCTGCCAGCCGCCCCctgtccatctgtctgtccGTGCCAGCCGccccctgtctgtctgtctgtctgtccgtgcCAGGTGccccctgtctgtctgtccagccGCCCCCCGTCCGTCTGTCCGTGCCAGCTGCCccctgtccgtctgtctgtccgtgCCAGGTGccccctgtctgtctgtccgtgcCAGCCGCCccctgtccgtctgtccgttCCAGCCGccccctgtctgtctgtctgtctgtccgtgcCAGGTGccccctgtctgtctgtctgtccagccGCCccctgtccgtctgtccgtgcCAGCCGCCccctgtccgtctgtccgtgcCAGCCGCCCCCTGCCCGTCCCTCTGTGCCGGGGCAGCTCTGACggggccctgtgctgctggagcggTTGGGCTGGGTTCCTCGGCTGCCGGTGGGACCGGTGCTGCCGGGTTTGGTGGGGCCGTGCCGGGCTCGGTGGTTGGGTCAGGCTGGGTTTGGCTCGCTGGGAGCGGCGCTGCGGGCTCCAGGCTGTTGGGCTCCGGGGGTGGTCCTGTTGCCTTTGGCTCGCTGGCACCGGGGCCGTCCCGCACCGGAGGCGGCCGTGTTGGGCTTGGCCCGTTCCGCCGGGACCGGCGGTGCCGGTGCTGCGGGGGTCCGGGTGGGACTGTTTGTGCAGCCATTGTCTCGGTGCTCTTTGAAGACTCTCCAGTTTCCTTCGGCGGGGCAGGTGGGGTGGCCCGGGGGGACGAGCCCGGCCCagaggggggaggaggaggaggaggaggaggaggaggaggaggaggagggacgGGCGTTTTCCCCGCTCTggctccctggggctgagcagagcgAGCCCGGGTCCCGCAGCACTGACACGGCGCTCCCGCAGCTGGCAGCGCCGCGCCGGTGCCGCTCGGGACGCGCTGCGGGCTCCGGTGCGCCCATGCGGCCGGCGGGACAGCGGCGGGACAGCGGCGGGGACACGGCggcggggacacggcggggacaCAGCGCTCGGCATGGAGTTCACGGCCATCGACTACAGCATCTTCGCGCTGCTCCTCGTGCTCTCCTCCGCCATCGGGCTCTTCTACGCGCTGAGCGGCGACCGGCAGCGCACGGTGCAGGAGTTCCTGCTGGCCAACCGTGACATGGGCTGCCTGCCCGTGGCGCTGTCCCTGCTCGCCTCCTTCCAGTCGGCCGTGGCCATCCTGGGCGTGCCCGCCGAGATCTTTCGCTTCGGCACCGAGTACTGGTTCCTGGGCTGCTCCtacctgctggggctgctcatccCCGCGCACATCTTCATCCCCGTCTTCTACCGCCTGCGCATCACCAGCACCTACGAGGTGGGCAGGGACACGcgaggggacaggggggacacgggagggcacaggggggaacatggggagggcaggggggacacagggagggcagGTGACGCGGGAGCACACAGCACTCTGCAGTCAGGTGCCCTGACCTCTCTCCTGGCAGTACCTGGAGCTGCGCTTCAACAAGACCGTGCGGATGTTGGGCACCATCACCTTCATCTTCCAGATGGTCAGTGGGGCGGGGGCCGTGGGGCTGCAGGGTCTGGGGGGCTGGCTGTGGGGCCGTGGGGCTGCAGGGTCTGGGGGGCTGGCCGTGGGGCCGTGGGGCTGCAGGGTCTGGGgcgctgggcacagctcagcaccgCTCTCCCTCCCCACAGGTCATCTACATGGGGGTGGTGCTCTACgctcctgccctggccctcAACGCAGGTAGGATGGGGACAGGTGTGGGGCcatgctgggggtgctgccccTCACCCCAGTAATGTCCTCTGCCACCTCCAGTGACGGGCTTTGACCTCTGGAGCGCCGTGCTCACCATGGGGCTGGTCTGCACGCTCTACACCACACTGGTgagtccctgctccctgtgccatgcCGTGCCATGCCATGCCAGGTGAGCGCTGCCAGCCCGTGCTGACGctcctgtgtccccacagggtGGCCTCAAGGCTGTCATCTGGACAGACGTGTTCCAGACGCTGGTGATGCTGGCGGGGCAGGTGGCCGTCATCGTGGTGGGCGCCTGGCGGGTGGGGGGCATGGCCCGAGTGTGGCGCGTGGCCGAGCAGCACGGCAAGATCGCCGGCATCGAGTGAGCCATCCCCGGGACCCTGGGCTGCCATGGGGGCACCTGGGCTGCCATGGGggcacctgggctgctctgggacccCTGGGCTGCCATGGGGGCACCTGGGCTGGTCTGGgacacctgggctgctctggggacacctgggctgctctgggacacctgggctggtctggggacacctgggctgctctgggggcacctggggcacctgggctgctctgggacaccTGGGCTGCCATGGGggcacctgggctgctctgggggcacctgggctgGTCTGGGacccctgggctgctctgggacacctgggctggtctggggacacctggggcaCCTGGGCTGGTCTGGGACCCCTGGGCTGCCATGGGggcacctgggctgctctgggggcacctgggctgctctgggggaatgggaccctgcagtgctggtgtgGCCCACCCCTGTTACCCTCCTTCCCCTGGGGTATGGGGAGGCAGTGAGGACCTTCAGCATGACCCCCCCCGTGCTCCCCACAGCCTGGACCCCAACCCCCTGGAGCGGCACACCTTCTGGTCGCTGTCCGTGGGCGGGATCTTCATGATGCTGTCGCTGTATGGGGTGAACCAGGCGCAGGTGCAGCGCTACCTGTGCGCCCGCAGCGAGCGCGAGGCCAAGCTGTGAgtgagtggggctgggctgggccgggccgggctgggctgggctgggctgtgagtggggctgggctgggccgagCTGGGCCGAGCTGGGCTgtgagtggggctgggctgggccaagctgtgagtgagtggggctgggctgggccgagctgggccgggctgggctgtgagtggggctgggctgggccaagctgtgagtgagtggggctgggctgtgccgagctgggctgggctgggctgggctgggctgagagtggggctgggctgggccgagCTGGGCCGGGCCAGGCTGGGccgagctgggctgggccgagctgtgagtggggctgggctgtgagtggggctgggccaagctgtgagtgagtggggctgggctgggccgagctgggctgggctgggctgtgagtagggctgggctgggccgagctgggctgggctgggctgtgagtggggctgggctgggctgtgagtggggctgggctgggctgggctgggctgggctgggctgggctgggctgtgccgaGCTGGGCTGGGCTAGGCTGagagtggggctgggctgggctcccccagccGGGGTGGGCCCCACCAGTGCCCTGTCTGACGGCCCCACGGCCCCGCAGCTCCTGCTACGCCGTGTTCCCCTGCCAGCAGATCgtgctgtgcctcagctgccTCACGGGGCTCGTCATGTTCGTGTACGACCTGGAGCACCCGCTGGCGCCCGGCCATCGCCCTGCCTCCTCTGACCAGGTGGGCTGAGAGCCCCTCGCGTGTCCCCCGCTGCCCCGAGCCCCGCACTGACCcccctcctgccacagctggtgCTGTTCTTCGTCATGGACGTGCTGCGGGACCtgccggggctgcccgggctCTTTGTGGCCTGCCTGTTCAGCGGCGCCCTCAGGTGAGTGCCGGCCCTGGGCGGGGCTCAGGTGCGCTCAGGGGTGCTCAGGGGTCCCGGCCGAgccccctcctgctccctgtcccccccAGCACCATCTCCTCCGCCTTCAACTCGCTGGCCACGGTGACCATGGAGGACCTGGTGCGGCCGCACCTCCCCGGGCTCTCGGAGTCGCGGGCCAcgctgctctccaagctgctggGTGAGCGATGGGGGTGCCCGGGGGGCAGCCGCGGGGCTGGCGTGCTGCGggggtccccagcactgccctgacagccccctcccctccccagctctcggctatgggctgctctgcctgggcatGGCCTACGTGTCCTCCATGCTGGGACCCGTGCTGCAGGTAGGCACGGGCGGTGGCACCCCAGAGGGGTGAGGGACCCCGGCCCTGGCGCCCCTGGCACCCCAGAGGGGTGAGGGACCCCCGGGGTCCCCAGGGCACGGGGCTGAGGGCCGT
This window encodes:
- the ATRAID gene encoding all-trans retinoic acid-induced differentiation factor produces the protein MSGAVRGFALLPLLLPLLLLPRAARGAAVCGLCPGPPRNGSIVSRFCESQRDAESDGRCCRERGPAPGLLLGLDLSNCSLQSVPPGLAEATAAFVLDLSENPLTAVPSASFRGFTQLQSLAVPPALECPGGSDAWQDVTVDRSSRLCQGQRNTCNSSEQLAWPCPENSVCAPDGPGLVQCLCEGPFHGYRCLREDTFPTLLFGGILGTATVSLSLLLWGTQRRKAKSP
- the SLC5A6 gene encoding sodium-dependent multivitamin transporter, which produces MWRVLPPPVSVAPGPRDKVTAASRRRHRALCGRRGPGLPGWARGGEPRDGDTGDGSAGGEEQSPRLRPPGTPERGSGAPGWGQRGQGAEPRVRDTADTADTGKGEESPGMRAPGTAPVARGDREAVMEREERGTGAGGLGTAGTGQRAHHAGTPWGRESPGWRCCVCAPCLSVRASRPLSVCPFQPPPPPPVRLSVPAAPCPSLCAGAALTGPCAAGAVGLGSSAAGGTGAAGFGGAVPGSVVGSGWVWLAGSGAAGSRLLGSGGGPVAFGSLAPGPSRTGGGRVGLGPFRRDRRCRCCGGPGGTVCAAIVSVLFEDSPVSFGGAALTRRSRSWQRRAGAARDALRAPVRPCGRRDSGGTAAGTRRRGHGGDTALGMEFTAIDYSIFALLLVLSSAIGLFYALSGDRQRTVQEFLLANRDMGCLPVALSLLASFQSAVAILGVPAEIFRFGTEYWFLGCSYLLGLLIPAHIFIPVFYRLRITSTYEYLELRFNKTVRMLGTITFIFQMVIYMGVVLYAPALALNAVTGFDLWSAVLTMGLVCTLYTTLGGLKAVIWTDVFQTLVMLAGQVAVIVVGAWRVGGMARVWRVAEQHGKIAGIDLDPNPLERHTFWSLSVGGIFMMLSLYGVNQAQVQRYLCARSEREAKLSCYAVFPCQQIVLCLSCLTGLVMFVYDLEHPLAPGHRPASSDQLVLFFVMDVLRDLPGLPGLFVACLFSGALSTISSAFNSLATVTMEDLVRPHLPGLSESRATLLSKLLALGYGLLCLGMAYVSSMLGPVLQAAISIFGMVGGPLLGLFCLGMFFPCANPTGAVVGLLAGLAMAFWVGIGSFLQSAAQAGGVPPANSTALPAVGNLSTVLGTTLLPPTSAPPPSPTGLQRFYSLSYMWYSAHNSTTVIVVGVLVSLLTGPTPAAALDPRTISPVLPWLLCCLPPKLRHWLCCGAADPAQAPGHGDSSEKSHGVPNGLSAPGPELRGDEGQGFVRSAGAPLYAVQETSF